A genomic window from Lentibacter algarum includes:
- a CDS encoding VOC family protein, with amino-acid sequence MYEFDHLVIAAESLDAGVAWAEERLGVSLEVGGQHLRYGTHNALLGLADGLYLEVIAIDPAGGKPAHERWFGLDKFSGAPRLITWVCRVEGLTTRPLPAGFGAVVGLTRGALSWDMAESDDGTLPFDQCHPGLIDWGTTPHPATRLAESGLRLERLTLAHPAAADLADALRPLNDKRVDIISASAPKLSARLVTSDGREIIL; translated from the coding sequence ATGTATGAATTTGATCATCTGGTGATCGCGGCCGAGAGCCTCGACGCCGGCGTTGCTTGGGCAGAAGAACGCTTAGGCGTCTCCCTTGAGGTGGGCGGCCAGCATCTGCGCTATGGCACGCACAATGCCTTGCTCGGTTTGGCAGATGGACTGTATCTTGAAGTGATTGCCATTGACCCCGCCGGCGGAAAGCCTGCGCATGAGCGCTGGTTTGGGCTTGATAAGTTTTCTGGTGCTCCAAGGCTCATAACTTGGGTTTGCCGCGTCGAAGGACTGACTACCAGACCCTTGCCCGCAGGGTTTGGCGCGGTTGTGGGCCTGACGCGGGGCGCGCTCAGTTGGGATATGGCTGAGTCTGATGATGGAACTCTCCCCTTTGATCAATGCCATCCTGGCTTGATCGACTGGGGGACGACGCCTCATCCTGCGACACGGCTTGCAGAGTCTGGACTGAGGCTTGAACGGCTGACGCTTGCGCATCCTGCGGCGGCAGACTTGGCAGACGCCCTGCGGCCTCTGAATGACAAGCGAGTGGACATTATCAGTGCCAGTGCACCAAAGCTCTCGGCGCGGCTGGTTACATCAGATGGGCGGGAGATCATTCTATGA
- a CDS encoding RNA degradosome polyphosphate kinase: MIQADFLSAPFPEPQDLDGDLSGPARFMNRELSWLGFNWRVLEEAENLRVPLLERLRFVSISATNLDEFYTVRVAGLREMVNEGVTAPAIDGLTPAEQLVLINDNARELLARQQDIFAALTEEMAEAGIDICTRDELSEADKALLHEVFLEQVFPVLSPLAIDPAHPFPFIPNTGYALALELESTRDKRKLQALLPIPAQIARFIALPAPEGQFRFLPLEELLLEHLPSLFPGFRLKGACGFRVLRDSDLEVEDEAEDLVREFETALKRRRRGEVVRLTISADAPARLLKMIQRELHVTENEIVEIGGMLGLADLSELVLDERPDLLWPAFTPRIPERVTDHEGDIFAAIRQKDMLLHHPYETFDMVVRFLQQAARDPNVVAIKQTLYRTSRDSPIVEALCEAAEEGKSVTALVELKARFDEAANIRQSRRLERAGAHVVYGFLNLKTHAKISTVVRREGDKLVTYTHYGTGNYHPITARIYTDLSLFTCDAALGRDATKVFNYLSGYVEPDKLENLAISPLSLKPRLLDMIAAEAEHARAGRPAQIWAKMNSLIEPEVIDALYAASQAGVEISLVVRGICGLRPGVKGLSETIRVKSIVGRFLEHSRIVCFGAGFGLPHKKARVFISSADWMGRNLSRRVETLVEINTPTVKAQITSQIMAANMADTAQSWVMDASGRFLREELPEGTFSFNCHRFFMENPSLSGRGSAGASDVPKLTHGED; encoded by the coding sequence ATGATCCAAGCCGACTTTCTCTCTGCCCCCTTCCCTGAGCCTCAAGACCTTGACGGGGACCTGTCAGGCCCCGCCCGCTTTATGAACCGCGAGCTCAGTTGGCTTGGCTTCAACTGGCGTGTGCTTGAGGAGGCCGAAAATCTGCGTGTTCCGCTGCTGGAGCGCCTGCGCTTTGTTTCGATCTCCGCCACCAACCTTGATGAGTTCTATACCGTGCGCGTCGCGGGGCTGCGCGAGATGGTCAACGAAGGTGTCACCGCCCCCGCCATTGACGGGCTCACCCCTGCCGAGCAGCTCGTTCTGATCAACGATAACGCCCGCGAGCTTCTGGCCCGCCAACAAGATATTTTCGCCGCCCTCACAGAAGAAATGGCCGAAGCGGGCATCGATATCTGCACACGAGACGAGCTTTCTGAAGCCGACAAGGCGCTCTTGCATGAGGTGTTTCTAGAGCAAGTCTTCCCCGTGCTCTCGCCCTTGGCCATTGACCCTGCACATCCCTTTCCGTTTATTCCAAACACGGGCTATGCTCTGGCGCTCGAGCTTGAAAGCACGCGAGATAAGCGCAAGCTGCAAGCGCTCCTGCCCATTCCCGCCCAGATCGCACGGTTTATCGCGCTGCCCGCGCCTGAAGGGCAGTTCCGCTTCTTGCCATTGGAAGAGCTGCTGCTGGAGCATTTGCCCAGCCTATTCCCCGGTTTTCGCCTCAAAGGCGCCTGCGGTTTTCGGGTGCTGCGAGACAGTGATCTTGAAGTCGAGGATGAAGCAGAAGACCTCGTACGCGAATTTGAAACTGCCCTGAAACGTCGCCGTCGCGGCGAAGTCGTTCGCCTGACCATTTCTGCAGATGCTCCAGCCCGCCTGCTCAAGATGATCCAGCGTGAGCTGCATGTGACCGAAAACGAGATCGTTGAAATCGGCGGAATGCTCGGCCTCGCCGATCTTTCCGAGCTGGTGCTTGACGAGCGTCCAGACCTGCTCTGGCCTGCCTTCACGCCGCGTATCCCCGAGCGGGTCACCGATCACGAGGGCGATATTTTCGCCGCGATCCGCCAAAAAGATATGCTGCTGCATCACCCCTACGAAACCTTCGACATGGTCGTGCGCTTCCTACAACAGGCCGCCCGCGACCCAAATGTCGTTGCGATCAAGCAAACGCTTTACCGTACCTCACGCGACAGTCCGATTGTCGAAGCACTCTGCGAAGCCGCAGAAGAGGGCAAATCTGTCACCGCCCTCGTCGAACTGAAAGCACGCTTTGATGAGGCTGCCAATATCCGTCAGTCGCGCCGCCTTGAGCGAGCGGGTGCGCATGTGGTTTACGGCTTTCTCAACCTAAAGACCCACGCCAAAATCTCCACTGTGGTGCGCCGCGAGGGCGACAAGCTCGTAACCTATACCCACTACGGTACAGGCAATTACCACCCGATCACCGCGCGCATCTATACCGACTTGTCTCTCTTCACATGTGATGCGGCACTCGGACGTGACGCCACCAAAGTCTTCAATTATCTCTCAGGCTATGTTGAGCCAGACAAGCTCGAAAACCTCGCCATTTCGCCTCTCTCGCTTAAGCCACGTCTGCTAGACATGATTGCCGCTGAGGCCGAACATGCGCGCGCGGGACGCCCCGCCCAGATTTGGGCGAAGATGAACTCACTGATCGAACCCGAAGTCATCGACGCTCTCTATGCGGCCTCCCAAGCTGGTGTCGAGATCAGCCTTGTCGTTCGCGGCATCTGTGGCCTGAGACCAGGCGTCAAAGGTCTCTCCGAAACGATCCGCGTAAAGTCCATTGTCGGACGCTTCCTTGAGCACTCGCGCATCGTCTGCTTTGGCGCAGGCTTTGGCCTTCCGCACAAAAAGGCGAGGGTCTTCATTTCCTCCGCCGACTGGATGGGCCGAAATCTCTCACGCCGTGTCGAAACCCTTGTCGAAATCAATACCCCAACCGTAAAGGCCCAGATCACCAGCCAGATTATGGCTGCAAATATGGCAGATACGGCACAAAGCTGGGTCATGGACGCCTCTGGGCGTTTCCTGCGCGAAGAGCTCCCCGAAGGCACATTCTCCTTTAACTGCCACCGTTTCTTTATGGAAAACCCGTCCCTCTCCGGGCGCGGCTCCGCAGGCGCATCCGATGTGCCCAAACTCACTCACGGAGAAGACTAA
- a CDS encoding Ppx/GppA family phosphatase, whose translation MSENQANSSDWGLFGRPLFQDPKARALSRVGVVDVGSNSVRLVVFDGAARSPAYFFNEKVMCGLGEGIGETGRLNPSGRTRALSAIRRFQRLAEGMNTGPLTAVATAAVREAEDGQEFRDLVESETGLELHVIDGTEEARLSAQGVLLGWPGSYGLVCDIGGSSMELAEISDGVVGKRVSSSLGPQRLMSVQGGKKARKEIIRSTIQKLHEELGPQHNRLFLVGGSWRAIARIDMERRGYPLHVLHEYRMSRKAVTATAEYIAKNDEETIRAMAGISSSRMKLVPIASEVLKEVVREFRPHDIAISSYGIREGMLYEQMPQKLRDRDPLIEACRFAEAKDARLPGFGRTLYEFIQPLFKSASPERLKLIKAACLLHDVSWRAHPDYRAETCFNLATQANLGGIRHNERIFLGLALLYRYSNTRITTARFEPISELISEADQQVAETVGKAMRFGAMLWLQKDAQIGQMRLYPKKRILELTLSQDAIPLFGEVAEARFNSLAAALPATPNIVLGQ comes from the coding sequence ATGAGCGAAAATCAAGCAAATTCAAGCGACTGGGGGCTTTTTGGCCGCCCGCTCTTCCAAGACCCAAAAGCAAGGGCATTGTCACGCGTTGGCGTTGTAGATGTCGGCTCCAACTCGGTCCGTCTTGTGGTCTTTGATGGCGCAGCGCGTAGCCCAGCCTATTTCTTCAACGAAAAGGTCATGTGCGGCCTTGGCGAAGGTATCGGTGAAACAGGCCGCCTCAATCCGTCTGGACGCACCCGTGCCCTGAGCGCGATCCGTCGCTTTCAGCGCCTCGCCGAAGGGATGAACACTGGCCCGCTCACTGCCGTGGCGACAGCCGCCGTGCGCGAGGCAGAAGACGGACAAGAATTCCGCGATCTTGTCGAAAGCGAAACAGGGCTTGAGCTTCATGTTATCGACGGCACGGAAGAGGCCCGCCTGTCAGCACAAGGCGTTTTGCTTGGTTGGCCAGGGTCTTACGGGCTGGTCTGTGATATTGGCGGCTCCTCCATGGAACTCGCTGAAATCTCGGATGGCGTCGTTGGCAAGCGCGTCAGCTCCTCGCTCGGTCCACAGCGACTGATGAGTGTGCAGGGCGGCAAGAAAGCCCGCAAAGAGATTATCCGCAGCACGATCCAGAAACTGCACGAAGAACTCGGGCCACAGCACAATCGCCTATTTCTCGTCGGCGGTTCATGGCGCGCAATTGCACGAATTGATATGGAGCGCCGCGGCTATCCGCTGCACGTTTTGCATGAGTACCGTATGAGCCGCAAAGCGGTGACGGCAACTGCGGAGTATATCGCCAAAAACGATGAAGAAACGATTCGCGCCATGGCGGGTATCTCATCGAGCCGCATGAAGCTTGTCCCGATCGCTTCAGAAGTCCTTAAGGAAGTCGTTCGAGAATTTAGGCCACACGATATCGCCATCAGCTCCTACGGCATCCGCGAAGGAATGCTCTATGAACAAATGCCGCAGAAATTGCGCGACCGCGACCCGCTCATCGAGGCTTGCCGCTTTGCCGAAGCCAAAGACGCGCGTCTTCCAGGATTCGGGCGTACTCTGTATGAATTCATCCAACCCTTATTCAAATCAGCCTCGCCCGAACGCCTTAAGCTCATCAAGGCTGCCTGCCTCTTGCACGACGTGAGCTGGCGTGCGCACCCCGACTACCGCGCCGAAACCTGCTTTAACCTTGCAACACAGGCCAATCTAGGCGGTATCCGCCACAACGAGAGGATTTTTCTAGGCCTCGCTCTGCTCTATCGCTACTCAAATACACGCATCACAACTGCGCGGTTTGAGCCAATCTCTGAGTTGATCTCTGAGGCTGATCAGCAAGTTGCTGAAACCGTTGGTAAAGCGATGCGCTTTGGCGCCATGCTCTGGCTTCAGAAAGACGCCCAAATCGGACAGATGCGGCTCTACCCCAAGAAGCGGATCCTCGAGCTTACACTCAGCCAAGACGCGATCCCGTTGTTTGGAGAAGTTGCCGAAGCGCGCTTTAACTCACTCGCAGCAGCTCTGCCAGCTACGCCGAATATCGTTCTAGGCCAGTAG
- a CDS encoding chromosomal replication initiator DnaA codes for MARQLTFDLPALQALGRDDFFVSPNNAGAVAMIESWQNWPSRKLLLIGPEGAGKTHLAHVWASLSGAAIVQASDLTEIDIPKLAQAPVAVENIPAIAGLTTAQDALFHLHNLALAEGQSLLFTGTGEAQTWGLTLPDLLSRMQGTPAVALGAPDDDLLAAVLMKLFADRQLNPRPDVLAYLTKHMERSFSAARAIVADLDTIALSEGREVSRKLASEVLERQADLF; via the coding sequence ATGGCACGCCAACTGACCTTTGATCTCCCGGCCCTCCAAGCGCTGGGGCGCGACGATTTTTTCGTCTCTCCCAATAATGCAGGCGCTGTCGCGATGATCGAGAGCTGGCAGAACTGGCCCTCGCGCAAACTCTTGCTGATCGGCCCAGAAGGGGCCGGAAAAACGCACCTCGCCCATGTCTGGGCAAGCCTCTCGGGCGCAGCCATTGTGCAGGCCAGCGACCTCACCGAAATTGACATCCCCAAGCTCGCCCAAGCCCCTGTTGCGGTCGAAAATATCCCCGCAATTGCGGGTCTAACGACAGCGCAGGACGCGCTCTTTCATTTGCACAACCTCGCGCTGGCAGAAGGCCAGAGCCTCTTGTTCACAGGCACAGGCGAAGCACAGACATGGGGGCTGACGCTGCCTGATCTGCTCAGCCGCATGCAAGGCACACCCGCCGTCGCCCTCGGCGCGCCAGATGATGATCTGCTCGCCGCGGTCCTGATGAAGCTCTTTGCCGACAGACAACTGAATCCCCGCCCAGATGTGCTGGCCTACCTGACAAAACACATGGAGCGCAGCTTTTCGGCCGCGCGCGCCATTGTCGCAGACCTCGATACCATCGCACTGAGCGAAGGCCGCGAAGTCAGCCGCAAGCTGGCTTCCGAAGTGCTTGAGAGACAAGCCGACCTTTTCTGA
- a CDS encoding molecular chaperone DjiA: protein MSIWTQITAAVSALAKGEPLSAVFAQLRTPPERSIAFTIAVIALGAKMAKADGLVTRDEVMAFREVFQIAREDEAGAAKVFNLARQDVAGFEDYATRVREMFGAGHEALGDLLEGLFHIAMADGQYHPNEDEFLKGVADIFGLGEREFRQIRSRFVPEAEADPYSVLGLTPEASMEELRAAWKTQVQDSHPDRLVARGLPEEAIKMAEKRMVAINRAWKDIKDARG, encoded by the coding sequence ATGTCGATTTGGACCCAGATAACAGCGGCTGTTTCAGCCCTTGCCAAAGGCGAACCACTCAGCGCTGTCTTTGCGCAGTTGCGCACGCCACCTGAGCGCTCGATTGCGTTTACAATTGCCGTGATCGCTCTTGGCGCGAAGATGGCCAAGGCCGACGGGCTTGTAACGCGCGATGAAGTTATGGCGTTTCGCGAGGTTTTTCAGATTGCGCGGGAAGATGAAGCGGGAGCGGCCAAAGTTTTTAATCTGGCGCGGCAAGACGTGGCAGGGTTTGAAGACTATGCAACACGGGTCCGCGAGATGTTTGGTGCGGGGCACGAAGCGCTTGGCGATTTGCTCGAAGGCTTGTTTCACATTGCTATGGCAGATGGCCAGTATCATCCGAACGAGGACGAGTTTCTCAAAGGCGTTGCGGACATTTTTGGCCTTGGGGAACGCGAATTTCGTCAGATCAGAAGCCGTTTTGTGCCAGAGGCTGAGGCTGATCCCTACTCGGTGTTGGGGCTGACGCCTGAGGCCAGTATGGAGGAGCTGCGTGCGGCTTGGAAAACACAGGTTCAAGACAGCCATCCAGACCGCTTGGTTGCGCGGGGATTGCCTGAAGAGGCTATAAAAATGGCTGAAAAGCGTATGGTGGCGATCAACAGGGCTTGGAAAGACATTAAGGATGCGCGCGGCTGA
- a CDS encoding AI-2E family transporter, translating into MALPVRDQLKYWGASALVFCLALWFLGDVILPFVLGGAIAYFLDPVADKLEKMGFSRAIATTIITLSAVLIFVILALLVVPVMVEQAVSLFNTAPRLFSDLQNFLTERFPSLMDTDSTLRTSLIAVGETVKERGGELLQTVLSSAMSIINVVMLLVIVPVVAFYLLFDWDRMVAAIDDVLPRDHAPVIRELASDVDRTMASFIRGMGTVCLILGSYYAIALMLVGLQFGLIVGFIAGLLTFIPYLGAILGGVLAIGLALFQFWGDWVSLGLVALVFVIGQVVEGNVLTPKLVGKSIGLHPVWLIFALSVFGSLFGFVGMLVAVPVAAAIGVLTRFVLFTYKESKLYQGLEGKSSPRSKAALRAAEQATTRDEDKS; encoded by the coding sequence ATGGCCCTTCCTGTCCGCGACCAGCTCAAATATTGGGGTGCTTCTGCCCTCGTCTTCTGCTTGGCGCTCTGGTTTTTGGGCGATGTGATCCTGCCTTTTGTGCTTGGCGGGGCGATTGCATACTTTCTTGATCCTGTCGCCGACAAGCTCGAAAAGATGGGCTTTTCCCGCGCAATCGCCACAACGATCATCACTCTGAGTGCTGTCTTGATCTTTGTGATCCTCGCGCTTCTGGTCGTGCCGGTGATGGTGGAACAGGCCGTATCGCTCTTTAACACGGCTCCAAGGTTGTTTTCGGATCTACAAAATTTCCTGACAGAGCGCTTCCCCTCGCTCATGGACACAGACAGCACCCTGCGCACCTCTCTGATCGCGGTCGGCGAAACCGTCAAGGAACGCGGAGGCGAGCTTTTGCAAACCGTGCTCTCCTCGGCCATGTCGATCATCAATGTGGTGATGCTCCTTGTGATTGTGCCAGTCGTTGCCTTCTATCTACTGTTTGACTGGGACCGCATGGTCGCAGCGATCGATGATGTGCTCCCGCGCGATCACGCCCCCGTTATTCGCGAGTTGGCCTCAGATGTAGACCGCACCATGGCCAGCTTTATTCGTGGCATGGGCACGGTCTGCCTCATTCTCGGCAGCTATTACGCGATCGCCCTGATGCTGGTCGGGCTGCAATTCGGCCTTATCGTCGGCTTTATCGCAGGTCTTCTCACCTTTATTCCTTACCTCGGTGCCATTTTGGGCGGCGTGCTTGCCATCGGCCTCGCGCTGTTCCAGTTCTGGGGCGATTGGGTCTCGCTGGGGCTGGTCGCTCTGGTCTTTGTCATTGGTCAGGTGGTCGAGGGCAATGTGCTCACCCCCAAACTTGTTGGCAAATCCATCGGACTACACCCTGTCTGGCTGATTTTCGCGCTGTCAGTCTTTGGATCACTGTTCGGCTTTGTCGGGATGCTCGTGGCCGTGCCAGTGGCCGCAGCGATTGGTGTGCTCACGCGCTTTGTCCTCTTCACTTACAAAGAGAGTAAGCTCTACCAAGGCCTCGAAGGGAAAAGCAGCCCCCGCTCCAAAGCGGCCCTGCGTGCTGCCGAGCAGGCCACCACACGGGATGAAGACAAAAGCTGA
- a CDS encoding endonuclease/exonuclease/phosphatase family protein: MLIATYNIEWFNNLFDDDGVLLMDDGWSGRHDVTRAMQIEALGIVFAALDADAIMVIEAPDENRRRSTTKALEEFARVFDLRAKATLLGFQNDTQQEIALMYDPAVMSARHAPLGESAGKKGSELSPRFDSTFRIDLDVDAKEDLVQFSKPPLEVEAVLRSGKVLRLIGAHLKSKAPHGARNDAEAMKLSIENRRKQLAQAIWLRERLEEHLNAGESLMLLGDLNDGPGLDQYEDLFGRSSVEIIMGETGENCLFDPHARLGLQRRLGATPTTARFYIREHKRYLQALLDYIMVSPDLTVKEPVWRIWHPFDDPDCWRLPELRDALLLASDHFPVTLDIDL, from the coding sequence ATGCTGATAGCGACCTACAACATCGAGTGGTTTAACAACCTGTTTGATGATGATGGGGTGCTGCTGATGGATGATGGGTGGTCAGGGCGTCACGATGTGACACGCGCCATGCAGATCGAGGCCTTGGGGATCGTTTTTGCGGCACTTGATGCGGACGCAATTATGGTGATCGAAGCGCCTGACGAAAATCGCCGTCGCAGTACAACCAAAGCGCTGGAAGAATTTGCGCGGGTGTTTGATCTGCGGGCCAAGGCCACACTTCTTGGATTTCAGAATGATACGCAGCAAGAAATAGCACTGATGTATGATCCTGCTGTGATGAGCGCGCGTCATGCGCCTCTGGGCGAAAGTGCCGGCAAGAAAGGGTCAGAACTGTCGCCACGGTTTGACAGCACGTTTCGTATTGATCTGGACGTGGATGCCAAAGAGGACTTGGTTCAGTTCTCCAAACCTCCACTAGAGGTTGAAGCGGTGCTACGTAGTGGGAAGGTTTTGCGGCTTATTGGAGCGCATCTGAAGTCAAAAGCGCCACATGGTGCGCGAAATGACGCTGAAGCAATGAAGCTTTCGATAGAGAACCGCCGTAAGCAATTGGCACAAGCGATCTGGTTGCGCGAGCGTCTTGAGGAGCACTTGAACGCTGGTGAGAGTTTGATGCTACTAGGAGATCTCAATGATGGCCCCGGGCTTGACCAATATGAAGACTTGTTTGGGCGATCTTCGGTCGAAATCATTATGGGTGAGACGGGGGAGAACTGCCTATTTGATCCACATGCGAGGCTTGGCTTGCAACGCAGGCTAGGCGCAACGCCAACCACCGCGCGCTTTTATATTCGAGAGCACAAACGCTACCTACAAGCTTTGCTGGACTATATTATGGTCTCTCCCGACCTCACCGTGAAAGAGCCTGTTTGGCGTATTTGGCATCCCTTTGATGACCCTGATTGCTGGCGTCTCCCTGAGCTGCGCGATGCTTTGCTTTTGGCCTCTGATCATTTTCCTGTCACATTAGATATTGATCTTTAG
- a CDS encoding GNAT family N-acetyltransferase, with protein MRLRLAEPNDAAGIAVIWNQIIRDTLATFTTAEKKTDALAVAIQAEPQRWHVAENDGLILGFACYFQFRGGPGYAQSMEYTIHLAQGARGLGMGRALLTAVEDAARKEGVHSLYGGVSGANPEGQAFHLRTGFEKLATLPEVGRKNAQWLDLHLYHKFL; from the coding sequence ATGAGACTGCGTTTGGCAGAGCCGAATGACGCGGCTGGGATCGCCGTGATTTGGAACCAGATCATCCGCGATACTTTGGCGACATTTACCACTGCAGAAAAAAAGACTGATGCGCTTGCTGTGGCGATTCAAGCTGAGCCGCAACGCTGGCACGTGGCGGAAAACGATGGGCTGATCCTTGGTTTTGCCTGTTACTTTCAGTTTCGGGGTGGGCCTGGCTATGCACAGTCTATGGAATATACGATTCATTTGGCGCAAGGCGCGCGCGGTCTTGGTATGGGGCGTGCTCTACTGACAGCTGTTGAGGATGCGGCTCGTAAGGAGGGCGTGCATTCACTCTATGGCGGAGTGAGTGGTGCAAATCCTGAAGGGCAGGCTTTTCATCTCCGCACTGGTTTTGAGAAGCTGGCGACTTTGCCTGAAGTGGGCCGCAAGAACGCCCAATGGCTTGATTTGCACCTTTATCACAAATTTCTTTGA
- a CDS encoding fasciclin domain-containing protein produces the protein MLRKFILATAFAAAATASLADGHGKKTIVDIAVADERFSTLVAAVTAAGLAETLAGPGPFTVYAPVNDAFAALPEGTVETLLKPENKGQLTNVLLYHVDDRKLMASGIPHGSTYFKPLLTSERLCITRTADGVTINDGTGTMANVVIADIKASNGVIHVVDKVLLPGTRPACH, from the coding sequence ATGCTACGTAAATTCATTCTCGCGACCGCCTTTGCCGCAGCCGCCACCGCCTCTCTCGCAGATGGTCATGGCAAGAAAACAATCGTCGATATCGCCGTTGCCGATGAGCGCTTTTCCACACTTGTCGCCGCCGTCACAGCCGCTGGCCTCGCCGAAACGCTGGCAGGCCCTGGCCCCTTCACAGTCTACGCCCCCGTGAACGATGCTTTCGCAGCTCTGCCTGAAGGCACAGTCGAGACGCTCTTGAAGCCCGAAAACAAGGGTCAACTCACAAATGTGCTGCTTTATCACGTGGATGATCGCAAGCTCATGGCCTCAGGCATCCCGCATGGCTCCACCTACTTCAAGCCGCTGCTCACAAGCGAGCGCCTTTGCATAACTCGCACCGCCGACGGCGTGACGATCAATGACGGCACAGGCACAATGGCCAATGTGGTGATCGCCGATATCAAAGCCTCAAACGGTGTGATCCATGTGGTCGACAAAGTTCTACTCCCCGGAACACGGCCCGCCTGTCACTAA